In Xenopus laevis strain J_2021 chromosome 2S, Xenopus_laevis_v10.1, whole genome shotgun sequence, a genomic segment contains:
- the LOC108708915 gene encoding interleukin-20, whose protein sequence is MVALSALVSTVLVCILMMKIKIIESSGHHCPVSLDIQEFKKYHESVKEVLHKKDVITDVSLLKAKVLNQIHPSEQCCFLLKLGRFYMNNIFPKLEISSIKEQKGLNHLANSVLGLKIELKHCHSSMRCPCGDQSHKIMEDFRETFYQMETEAAIIKAIGDLNILIRWLEKNYQG, encoded by the exons ATGGTCGCACTTTCTGCACTTGTTTCAACTGTTTTAGTTTGTATCCTGATGATGAAGATAAAGATTATTGAATCCAGCGGACACCACTGCCCTGTGTCTTTGGATATCCAAGAGTTTAAAAAATACCATGAGTCTGTCAAAGAGGTCTTG CACAAAAAGGATGTGATTACAGATGTCAGCCTCCTGAAAGCCAAAGTGCTGAATCAGATACAT CCATCTGAGCAATGCTGCTTCCTTCTCAAACTGGGACGTTTTTACATGAACAATATTTTCCCAAAACTGGAAATCTCTTCAATTAAGGAGCAGAAAGGTCTTAATCATTTAGCTAACTCTGTCCTGGGTCTAAAGATAGAGCTCAAGCATTGT CATTCTTCTATGAGGTGTCCCTGTGGTGATCAGTCACACAAAATTATGGAAGACTTTAGGGAAACCTTTTACCAG ATGGAGACAGAAGCAGCTATTATTAAAGCTATTGGAGACTTGAATATCCTGATTCGCTGGTTGGAAAAAAATTATCAAGGCTGA